Proteins from a single region of Candidatus Poribacteria bacterium:
- a CDS encoding c-type cytochrome encodes MKHFHSLLFLTSLVAILLSACDSESPVAVESTPVFSTSEFSGGETTVFDASSHAFSTPAPNLSPAAFEKHLEGDVEFEANFVTAPAVVNPGLGPIYNNISCINCHSRDGRGRPPKVDEKFVSMLFRLSLPKQADSTDGQPPIPVPGFGTQLNNRAIFGTAPEGKIKIDYTEQTLTTADGTRVHLRYPNYTFTETYQPLPEEVELSPRVAPAVFGLGLLEAIPENVILAYADEADADGDGISGKPNYVWDVVEQRYNLGRFGWKANQPTLLQQVAAAYHDDMGITTSLFRTENSAGQPQLTAHSETPEVSDEILDVVTFYVQTLAVPARRNVDDPQVKHGEKLFAKAQCASCHVPTLRTGVLSGVPSVSNQTIHPYTDLLLHDMGPELADNRPDFHASGREWRTPPLWGIGLVKRVNGHTNFLHDGRARDLMEAILWHGGEAETSRQAVERMSKVERDALIAFLESL; translated from the coding sequence ATGAAACATTTTCACAGTTTACTGTTCCTAACCTCCTTGGTGGCAATTCTACTGAGTGCATGTGATTCCGAATCGCCCGTGGCAGTAGAATCAACACCGGTATTTTCGACGAGTGAGTTCTCTGGTGGTGAGACGACTGTCTTTGATGCGTCAAGCCACGCGTTCTCAACTCCCGCCCCCAATCTTTCCCCCGCAGCATTTGAAAAGCATCTGGAAGGTGATGTCGAATTTGAAGCCAATTTTGTGACAGCCCCTGCGGTAGTGAACCCCGGGTTGGGCCCCATCTACAACAACATTTCGTGCATCAACTGTCATAGTCGGGATGGTCGTGGACGACCCCCAAAAGTTGATGAGAAATTTGTGTCCATGCTCTTTAGACTTAGTCTTCCGAAGCAGGCAGATTCAACGGATGGACAACCGCCTATTCCCGTACCAGGATTCGGCACACAACTTAACAACCGCGCCATTTTCGGAACAGCCCCAGAGGGTAAGATTAAAATTGATTATACCGAACAAACACTCACGACAGCAGACGGGACGCGTGTACATTTACGTTATCCGAACTACACATTTACGGAAACCTATCAACCCCTACCAGAAGAGGTTGAATTATCACCACGCGTCGCACCCGCTGTTTTTGGGCTCGGTTTGTTGGAAGCGATTCCTGAAAACGTTATCCTCGCGTATGCAGACGAGGCAGATGCTGATGGCGATGGCATATCGGGCAAGCCCAACTATGTCTGGGATGTCGTAGAGCAGCGTTACAACCTCGGTCGTTTCGGGTGGAAAGCGAATCAACCGACACTGCTTCAGCAGGTCGCTGCGGCGTATCACGACGATATGGGGATAACAACCTCACTGTTCCGAACGGAAAACTCGGCAGGGCAACCGCAACTCACTGCACACAGTGAAACGCCAGAAGTTAGCGACGAGATTTTAGACGTGGTGACCTTCTACGTCCAAACGTTGGCGGTGCCAGCGCGACGCAATGTGGATGATCCACAGGTTAAGCACGGAGAAAAACTTTTTGCTAAAGCACAATGCGCCAGTTGTCACGTACCGACGCTAAGAACCGGCGTTTTATCTGGTGTTCCCTCAGTTAGCAACCAGACAATACATCCGTATACGGACCTGTTATTACATGATATGGGACCCGAATTAGCGGATAACCGCCCTGATTTTCACGCCAGTGGGCGTGAATGGCGGACACCACCCTTGTGGGGTATCGGTTTGGTAAAAAGGGTCAACGGACATACCAACTTCCTCCATGATGGGAGAGCGCGAGACCTGATGGAAGCGATCCTCTGGCATGGTGGGGAGGCGGAGACATCACGGCAAGCCGTTGAGCGGATGTCAAAAGTAGAACGGGATGCGCTTATTGCATTCTTGGAGTCTTTGTAA
- a CDS encoding peptidase M75, with protein sequence MKLYTLESRKLLKACFHWTLLCCLLLASAFVVGCGSDETDEHDDHDHAEAFDATTMLNDFANSIVVPTYTDLDNKAGALLSAVKALQGDTSQGNLEKAQQAWVAARIPWEQSEAFLFGPVDTQGLDPALDSWPVDHVNLQSVLDSGDSLTVDFVGGLEDTQKGFHTIEFLLFREGNQRKAADITDRELEYLLSTAENLKASTSQLRSAWASDGENFASKVSQAGTGSDVYPSQSAAVQEIVNGMIVIADEVANGKISDPYNESDTTLVESQFSFNSIADFQNNIRGIQNVYRKGLDGFVNGHDAALDARFQQEVQAGIDAIGAIPDPFRDSITANRGAVQTAIDAVRTVQQTLEQDILTLVTLSEFN encoded by the coding sequence ATGAAACTCTATACATTAGAATCTCGCAAGTTGCTAAAGGCTTGCTTTCATTGGACACTACTGTGTTGTTTGCTACTTGCATCCGCTTTTGTTGTCGGATGCGGAAGTGACGAAACAGATGAGCATGACGATCACGACCACGCTGAAGCCTTTGATGCTACCACGATGCTCAACGATTTTGCGAATAGCATCGTGGTACCCACCTATACCGATCTGGATAATAAAGCGGGTGCCCTTTTATCTGCTGTTAAAGCACTGCAAGGCGATACCTCGCAAGGGAATCTCGAAAAAGCACAACAAGCATGGGTGGCGGCTCGAATACCTTGGGAACAGAGCGAAGCATTTCTGTTCGGCCCCGTAGATACGCAAGGTCTTGATCCAGCACTGGATAGCTGGCCCGTTGATCATGTCAATCTACAATCCGTTCTGGACAGTGGCGATTCCTTAACAGTGGATTTTGTCGGTGGATTAGAAGATACACAGAAAGGTTTTCACACAATTGAATTCCTGTTGTTCCGTGAAGGGAACCAACGCAAAGCGGCGGATATAACTGATCGTGAACTGGAGTACCTCCTTTCGACGGCAGAGAATCTCAAGGCGAGTACCTCCCAACTTCGGTCAGCGTGGGCATCAGACGGTGAAAACTTCGCCAGTAAAGTTTCACAGGCCGGCACGGGTAGTGACGTTTATCCCTCACAGAGCGCAGCGGTTCAAGAAATCGTTAACGGCATGATTGTCATCGCAGATGAAGTCGCGAACGGTAAAATATCTGACCCTTACAACGAATCTGACACAACCCTTGTTGAATCTCAGTTTAGTTTCAACTCCATCGCGGATTTCCAGAACAATATCCGTGGGATTCAGAACGTCTATAGAAAAGGTCTCGACGGATTCGTAAACGGTCACGATGCAGCGTTAGACGCTCGTTTCCAGCAAGAGGTACAAGCAGGGATTGATGCTATTGGTGCGATTCCGGACCCCTTCCGCGATTCGATTACAGCAAATCGCGGTGCTGTCCAAACTGCAATTGATGCAGTTAGAACGGTTCAACAAACACTCGAGCAAGATATACTCACACTTGTTACGTTAAGCGAGTTTAATTAA
- a CDS encoding autotransporter outer membrane beta-barrel domain-containing protein — protein MKKQLIFPVIWGLFILLNIGAVAESNPFSVSGYGVIHYSHFDWELDPGRRAAIDIERFVIAPKYRINDTIRLESELEFEHGGTGSTMEFDKFEEFGEFETEIEKGGKVIVEKLAAVFSFQPSFNLRVGHIIVPVGLVAKRHRPQHYFTTTRPEAEAHIIPTIWHETGVELFGALGPLKYQAQIVNGLDSTGFSSRHWIVRGHQLRFETVNAEAPAFVGRIDYAFNENATLGISGYYGDTAANRPKPDVDFDAHVGIVSLHGFYEMDAVKVRGLFLWGALENADQLSRVNRTLSNNLNVKRTPIGSSALGYYIEAGYDVLSFFRQPNNKPEHQDQKDTSPDTVLDVFARYDYYDTMASVAGIIFDNPRWERTTWTFGINYHVHPKMVFKSHYSLRRLAAEDKNRENTFSLGFGFQY, from the coding sequence ATGAAGAAACAACTAATTTTCCCCGTCATTTGGGGACTGTTTATCTTGCTAAATATTGGGGCTGTTGCTGAATCAAATCCATTCTCTGTCTCTGGATACGGAGTGATCCACTACTCCCATTTCGATTGGGAACTCGACCCAGGGAGGCGTGCCGCTATTGACATAGAACGTTTTGTCATTGCACCGAAATATCGTATCAACGATACTATCCGACTCGAATCAGAACTTGAGTTTGAGCACGGTGGCACCGGCAGCACTATGGAATTCGACAAATTTGAAGAGTTTGGAGAATTTGAGACAGAGATTGAAAAAGGCGGTAAAGTGATCGTCGAAAAACTCGCTGCTGTCTTCTCTTTCCAACCATCCTTCAACCTCCGCGTTGGACACATCATCGTTCCAGTCGGACTTGTTGCCAAACGGCACCGACCACAACACTACTTTACAACAACGCGTCCCGAAGCGGAGGCACATATCATCCCAACTATCTGGCACGAAACCGGTGTCGAACTTTTCGGTGCGCTCGGTCCGTTGAAATACCAAGCGCAAATCGTCAACGGATTGGATTCAACCGGTTTCAGTTCACGGCACTGGATCGTTCGCGGACACCAACTGCGGTTCGAAACTGTAAATGCTGAGGCACCGGCGTTCGTTGGACGGATCGATTATGCGTTTAACGAAAACGCAACCCTCGGTATCTCTGGTTACTACGGAGACACCGCGGCGAACCGACCAAAACCCGATGTGGATTTTGATGCGCACGTCGGCATTGTCAGCCTTCACGGATTTTACGAGATGGATGCAGTGAAGGTGCGTGGGTTGTTCCTTTGGGGAGCACTCGAAAACGCTGATCAACTCTCCAGAGTCAACCGGACCCTCTCTAATAACCTTAATGTAAAACGGACACCGATAGGCAGCTCAGCCTTAGGGTACTATATTGAAGCTGGCTACGATGTCTTATCATTTTTCAGACAACCAAACAATAAACCGGAACATCAGGACCAAAAGGATACATCGCCTGACACGGTTTTAGATGTTTTCGCGCGTTACGATTATTACGATACGATGGCGAGTGTCGCGGGAATTATCTTCGACAATCCGCGGTGGGAAAGAACTACATGGACTTTTGGGATTAACTACCACGTCCATCCAAAGATGGTTTTCAAGAGCCATTACTCCCTCCGACGGTTAGCGGCAGAAGATAAAAACCGAGAAAATACCTTTTCGCTCGGTTTCGGTTTTCAATATTGA
- a CDS encoding NUDIX hydrolase, protein MIQKIEEQDGHMFLHFGDPPEDVGKIEFVNCVAYQQNQILFCKWRDNNFWVIPGGRTEPAETAEETAHRELLEETGATLENLEVLCYIHCFMYNLEYWGVVYLGEIKELGSPLDLNEVSEAKLFSEFPENLSNPGPFGNQGKALFQAAMRRLLEAKD, encoded by the coding sequence TTGATCCAAAAGATTGAAGAACAAGACGGACACATGTTTCTCCACTTTGGCGATCCACCAGAAGATGTAGGAAAAATTGAATTTGTCAACTGCGTTGCATATCAACAAAACCAAATACTCTTCTGCAAATGGCGCGACAATAACTTCTGGGTGATACCCGGTGGACGTACCGAACCCGCGGAAACAGCAGAAGAAACCGCACACCGTGAACTCTTGGAAGAGACGGGTGCGACGCTGGAAAATCTGGAAGTTCTCTGCTACATCCACTGCTTCATGTACAACCTCGAATATTGGGGGGTTGTCTATTTAGGGGAGATCAAAGAATTAGGGAGTCCGTTGGACCTTAACGAAGTCAGTGAAGCGAAGTTGTTCTCGGAATTCCCAGAAAACCTATCCAATCCAGGACCGTTTGGAAACCAAGGTAAAGCTCTATTTCAAGCGGCAATGCGTAGGTTGTTAGAGGCAAAAGATTAA
- a CDS encoding VOC family protein, which produces MNVLGIDFTFFAVSDMQKSLTFYRDLLGMPLACLVHGGTWAEFEINPGTLVLGQGYDFIQPGGGTVALAVKDVKAALEELEQAGIHAHSPLGESAVCFWAIIEDPDGNRVILHQRKDGTVG; this is translated from the coding sequence ATGAATGTACTCGGAATCGACTTTACTTTCTTTGCGGTGAGCGATATGCAGAAATCGCTCACCTTTTATCGTGATCTACTTGGGATGCCACTGGCGTGTTTGGTACATGGAGGCACATGGGCAGAATTTGAGATAAATCCGGGCACACTCGTATTAGGACAGGGTTACGATTTTATACAGCCCGGTGGGGGAACGGTCGCGCTTGCTGTCAAGGACGTGAAAGCTGCCTTAGAAGAATTAGAACAAGCCGGAATTCATGCCCATTCGCCTTTGGGTGAATCCGCTGTATGTTTTTGGGCGATTATTGAAGACCCTGATGGCAATCGTGTGATCCTCCATCAGCGAAAGGATGGAACAGTCGGTTGA